The sequence below is a genomic window from Actinokineospora baliensis.
TCCTCCGCGGTGACTGGACCGTGCTCGGCCTCGGCCGCGGCGATGAGTTCATCGAGGTTGTCGCGTTCGATCTGCCGTTGGACCGCGGCCTCGATGTAGGCGGAGACACCACGAGGACCAACCCGGCCCCGTACGGCGCCGATCGTGCCACTGTGCATCGACACCGAGACGACGGTGGTGGCGCCCTCGCCCGGTACCTGCTCGTCTGCCATGCGGAAACTTTAACAAAGTTTCTAACAATCGGCGCGTTTCCGCAGGTCCAGGGTATGAGCGGAGGCGGAGGGATTTGAACCCCCGGACGGTTGCCCGTCTTCCGCTTTCAAGGCGGATGCATTCGGCCGCTCTGCCACGCCTCCAGTCCGGGACCAGCCTAGTCACCTCACCCGGCTAGGTGAGGTCCAGGTGCTCGATGACCCGCTCGAACAGCCCGGCCATGACGCGCTGTTCCTCCGGGGTCATCAGGTCGACCAGGTGCTCGCGCACGCCCTGCACGTGCACCGGGGCCGCCAGCCGCAGGGTCTCCAGGCCCTTGGGGGTCAGCTCGGCGATCACGCCCCTGGCGTCCTCCGCGCAGCCGACCCTGCGGACCAGGCCTGCTTTCTCCAGGCGGGAGATCTGGTGCGAGAGCCTGCTCTTGGACGAGGCGAGCTGGCCTGCCAGCTGGCTCATCCGCATCTGGCCGCCCTCGCGTTCGGACAGCCGGACCAGCACCTCGTAGTCCGGCAGGGCGAGTCCGTGGTTGTCCTGCAGCTCGCGGTTGAGCTGCTGGCGCAGCAGTTCGCTGCCGATGACGTACGCCCGCCACGCGC
It includes:
- a CDS encoding MarR family winged helix-turn-helix transcriptional regulator gives rise to the protein MTSVRAEPRWLEPDEMRAWRAYVIGSELLRQQLNRELQDNHGLALPDYEVLVRLSEREGGQMRMSQLAGQLASSKSRLSHQISRLEKAGLVRRVGCAEDARGVIAELTPKGLETLRLAAPVHVQGVREHLVDLMTPEEQRVMAGLFERVIEHLDLT